The Methanomassiliicoccales archaeon genome includes a region encoding these proteins:
- a CDS encoding asparagine synthase-related protein, whose protein sequence is MQGLAGTFGSNDRVLVKEMLGMIRHRGQEDEMIIETEGVTIGGCKHRLQNDRTSASIVVEDDIAVAADSYLFNRDSLQLNFFGKIDPEVPDSRLVLDLFKLKGPSALNHLSGAFAISILNGKELILARDSYGLKPLYISLAENIGGYSSEMKSQQMLDDDFRPFPCGGIFSTVSGFKEIIPEIVHRMNNVEPGLCLRRLIGRSVGRCIERGNRVNVLLSGGLDSSVIAAEAARQCDDVNTLCVGMNGSKDIEMARKVAVHLGTDHKERTYDIDDMIETLDKAIYSLESFDLPLVRSSIPNYLATHSITDRGCVTLCGEGSDEIFGGYDHMIELDDRTLREERNSLLLGGHLTGFQRVDRMTSSASLDCRMPFMDPAIIAYGLKIGAKDLVDGRYGLSKIALRKAYGGLLPDEVVQRQKKRFSDGAGSMEAMKGIAEREITDREFEKETKDIPGGRVRNKEELMYYRIFMSHFGTCRCMDAVGMTPRI, encoded by the coding sequence ATGCAGGGATTGGCGGGAACGTTCGGCTCGAATGACAGAGTTCTGGTCAAAGAGATGCTCGGCATGATAAGGCATCGGGGCCAAGAAGACGAAATGATCATCGAGACGGAAGGAGTGACCATCGGGGGGTGCAAACACCGCCTTCAGAACGATAGGACATCGGCAAGCATAGTCGTCGAAGATGATATCGCGGTGGCAGCCGATTCATATCTTTTCAACCGTGACTCTTTGCAGTTGAACTTTTTTGGAAAGATAGATCCCGAGGTCCCGGACTCACGATTGGTCCTGGACCTGTTCAAGCTCAAGGGCCCTTCCGCCCTGAACCATCTAAGCGGAGCATTCGCCATATCGATCCTCAATGGGAAGGAATTGATACTGGCCCGGGATTCCTATGGGCTCAAGCCTTTGTACATAAGCCTGGCAGAGAATATCGGGGGCTATTCGTCCGAGATGAAGTCCCAGCAAATGCTTGACGATGATTTCAGACCGTTCCCTTGCGGCGGCATATTCTCGACCGTCAGTGGGTTTAAGGAAATAATTCCCGAGATCGTTCATAGAATGAACAACGTGGAGCCTGGCCTATGCCTGAGAAGATTGATCGGGCGTAGCGTAGGACGCTGCATAGAGAGAGGCAACCGGGTCAATGTCCTTTTAAGCGGAGGATTGGACAGCAGCGTCATTGCCGCAGAGGCTGCAAGACAGTGCGACGATGTCAACACATTGTGCGTCGGCATGAATGGATCCAAGGACATTGAGATGGCTCGGAAAGTGGCTGTACATCTTGGGACGGACCATAAGGAGAGGACATATGACATCGATGACATGATCGAGACCCTGGACAAAGCGATCTATTCCCTCGAGAGCTTCGATCTCCCGTTGGTGAGGAGCAGCATCCCGAACTATCTTGCCACGCATTCCATCACGGACAGAGGCTGTGTCACTCTGTGTGGAGAAGGCTCCGACGAGATCTTTGGCGGCTATGACCACATGATCGAGCTTGACGACCGGACCCTTCGGGAGGAACGCAACTCCCTCCTGCTAGGTGGCCATTTGACCGGGTTCCAGAGGGTTGACCGGATGACCTCGTCGGCCTCTCTGGACTGCCGGATGCCGTTCATGGACCCTGCGATCATCGCCTATGGGCTTAAGATTGGTGCCAAGGACCTCGTGGACGGAAGATATGGATTGAGCAAGATAGCATTGCGCAAGGCTTATGGAGGCTTATTACCGGACGAGGTGGTCCAGAGGCAGAAGAAGCGGTTCAGTGATGGTGCGGGTTCGATGGAGGCGATGAAGGGCATCGCCGAGCGGGAGATCACAGATCGGGAATTTGAGAAAGAGACAAAGGATATCCCAGGAGGCAGGGTCAGGAACAAAGAGGAGCTGATGTATTACCGCATCTTTATGAGCCATTTCGGCACATGTCGCTGCATGGATGCGGTGGGGATGACACCCAGAATATGA